Proteins from a single region of Streptomyces sp. TN58:
- a CDS encoding helix-turn-helix domain-containing protein, whose product MDEAEETEGVEGADEQGREPDPSDSLRTFGAVVQALREHAGLSRADFGEIVRFSKHTVESVELGRRVPDEAFVERGEVALGNTGALRRSAPFLSRAESGLAVWFRRWARLEKVAVSLCTYECRLVPGLLQSEAYARAVFDNSIPLLTERQLETQLAARLKRRRMLYERPTVPFSFIVEEHVFRRRLGGAEVHRSMLDLVLELTKPRNVTLQVVPLEAEVHGCLDGPVQLLETPDGRRLGYSEGQQNGRLISDPKEVRLLQQRYDTLRSQALNPKESLGLLERLRGEL is encoded by the coding sequence ATGGACGAGGCGGAGGAAACGGAGGGTGTGGAGGGTGCGGATGAGCAGGGTCGGGAACCCGATCCGTCGGACAGCCTGCGGACCTTCGGGGCAGTCGTCCAGGCCCTGCGGGAGCACGCGGGGTTGAGCAGGGCCGATTTCGGGGAGATCGTCCGGTTCTCCAAGCACACGGTGGAGTCAGTGGAGTTGGGGCGGCGGGTGCCGGACGAGGCCTTCGTCGAGCGAGGAGAAGTCGCCCTGGGGAACACCGGGGCGCTCCGGAGGTCCGCGCCGTTTCTGTCCCGGGCCGAGTCGGGGCTGGCGGTGTGGTTCCGCCGGTGGGCGCGGCTGGAGAAGGTGGCGGTGAGCCTGTGCACGTACGAGTGCAGGCTGGTGCCGGGGCTGTTGCAGTCGGAGGCGTACGCGCGGGCGGTGTTCGACAACAGCATTCCGCTCCTGACGGAGCGGCAGCTGGAGACCCAGCTCGCCGCCCGCCTGAAGCGCCGGAGGATGCTGTACGAGCGGCCGACCGTCCCGTTCAGCTTCATCGTGGAGGAACATGTCTTCCGCCGCAGGCTGGGTGGGGCGGAGGTGCACCGGAGCATGCTGGACCTGGTGCTTGAGCTGACCAAGCCGCGCAACGTGACCCTGCAAGTGGTTCCGCTGGAGGCCGAGGTCCACGGCTGCCTGGACGGGCCGGTACAACTCCTTGAGACTCCGGACGGACGGCGGCTGGGGTACTCCGAGGGGCAGCAGAACGGGCGCCTGATCTCCGATCCGAAAGAGGTGCGCCTCCTCCAACAGCGCTATGACACACTGCGCTCACAGGCCCTCAACCCCAAGGAATCGCTGGGCCTGTTGGAGCGACTGCGAGGAGAGCTATGA
- a CDS encoding Eco57I restriction-modification methylase domain-containing protein, protein MSATTRNQVFSAVHTVGGLLPADMLIRIADGKDVKGSAPADYQVIGARSVRDEAERHWDYLKSVWRELREKLPVAPDAETPADPTGLAVSQWLEPLFAELGFGRLTPIGATGIPADSDPDRVFPISHRWNHALLHMTAWNADLDKRTGGAGTVPPQSLVQECLNRTEAHLWGVLTNGRRLRILRDSSALATASYVEFDLEAIFDGELFSEFVLLYRLLHVSRFAVAEGAAPSACWLEKWRTEAIASGTRALEQLRKGVQEAITTLGTGFLRHPANTTLREDTDVKALHGALLRLVYRLLFVFVAEDRDVLHGKEATEQARERYASYFSSARLRAHARRRRGTAHGDLYQALRIVLDALGDENGRPELGLPGLGGIFDETETDAPLKGLSLSNEYLLTAVRHLSQVRDAGSRRWRTVDYRHLDAEELGSIYESLLELVPQHSAADRTFELVELAGNTRKTTGSYYTPSSLIECLLDSALDPVLDDAVKRGEQTASAAGDPDPSDTIVRELLSLTVCDPACGSGHFLVAASRRIAKRVAAVRERNPEPTLEAVRHALHEVVARCVYGVDLNPMAVELAKVSLWLEALEPGKPLGFLDAHVKHGNALIGATPKLLRGGIPDEAFKPIEGDDKKYAKTLEKQNKAERGGQRGLFDLGGETKIANTVFATGLRRITGAASDTLAQVRRQEAAYQDWAESTEYVRALHVADAWCAAFTWRKRADAPMAVTEEVFRNLQDPTSDAAPQSTHDEIVRLRTQYRFFHWHLEFPEVFSVPESGVGIDEATGWAGGFDCVLGNPPWEHLELKEQEFFSARAAHIAEAAGAKRKKLIAGLPAGDPALHEEYEAAKREVDGTRHFASGSGVFPLCGRGRIKTDPVFTEQGRKLTAPRGRMGVIVPTGIATDATTQYFFKDLVQQGSIAALYDFENRAGLFPDVDSRMKFSILSLTGRALREPAARFAFFLHDPAELDEADKAFTLTPEEIILLNPNTGTCPVFRSRRDAEITLGIYRRVPVLIKDGDPKGNPWGVSFMQGLFNMTSDSHLFNTREDLEAEGWHLEGNAFAKGEARMLPLYEAKMLHHYDHRWATYDEDGSTRDLPLEEKCDPGAVVLPRYWVAEREVDEKLASKRWKRKWLLGWRDICRATDERTAISFSFPKSAVGNKIPLMLADQPPAALVALIACQGSLAHDFASRQKVGGITMNFFIWQQLPVLAPGALLSHYQWVGIRAKELSFTSWDMAHLARDLGDIGAPFIWDEDRRTVIRAELDALFFHLYGITRDDVDYILDTFPIVKRKDEAKYGTYRTKDLILAEYDRMAAAGVSLTTPLVDGENYTSTLTPPPGHGPRHPAA, encoded by the coding sequence ATGTCCGCCACCACCCGCAACCAGGTCTTCTCCGCCGTTCACACCGTCGGCGGCCTGCTCCCCGCCGACATGCTGATCCGCATCGCCGACGGCAAGGACGTCAAGGGCTCCGCCCCCGCCGACTACCAGGTCATCGGCGCCCGTTCCGTACGCGACGAGGCCGAACGCCACTGGGACTACCTGAAGTCCGTCTGGCGCGAACTGCGCGAGAAGCTGCCGGTCGCCCCGGACGCCGAGACCCCGGCCGACCCGACCGGCCTGGCCGTCTCCCAGTGGCTGGAACCGCTCTTCGCCGAGCTGGGCTTCGGCCGCCTGACCCCGATCGGCGCCACCGGCATCCCGGCGGACAGCGACCCCGACCGCGTCTTCCCCATCAGCCACCGCTGGAACCACGCCCTCCTCCACATGACGGCTTGGAACGCCGACCTGGACAAGCGCACCGGCGGCGCGGGCACGGTCCCGCCCCAGTCCCTCGTCCAGGAGTGCCTGAACCGCACCGAGGCCCACCTGTGGGGCGTCCTCACCAACGGCCGCCGACTCCGGATCCTGCGCGACTCCAGTGCGCTCGCCACCGCCTCGTACGTCGAGTTCGACCTCGAAGCCATCTTCGACGGCGAACTCTTCAGTGAGTTCGTGCTCCTGTACCGCCTGCTGCACGTCTCCCGCTTCGCGGTGGCGGAGGGCGCGGCCCCGTCCGCCTGCTGGCTGGAGAAGTGGCGTACGGAGGCGATCGCCTCGGGTACACGGGCCCTGGAGCAGCTCCGCAAGGGCGTCCAGGAGGCCATCACCACCCTGGGCACGGGCTTCCTGCGCCACCCGGCGAACACGACCCTGCGCGAGGACACGGACGTCAAGGCCCTCCACGGGGCGCTGCTGAGGCTCGTCTACCGCCTGCTGTTCGTCTTCGTGGCGGAGGACCGCGATGTCCTGCACGGCAAGGAGGCGACGGAGCAGGCGCGGGAGCGTTATGCGTCGTACTTCTCCTCGGCTCGCCTGCGCGCCCACGCCCGCCGCCGCCGGGGCACAGCCCACGGCGACCTCTACCAGGCCCTCCGGATCGTCCTGGACGCCCTCGGCGACGAGAACGGCCGCCCGGAACTGGGCCTGCCGGGCCTCGGCGGCATCTTCGACGAGACGGAGACGGACGCCCCCCTGAAGGGCCTGTCCCTCTCGAACGAGTACCTCCTCACGGCCGTACGCCACCTCTCCCAGGTCCGGGACGCGGGTTCGCGGCGCTGGCGCACCGTCGACTACCGCCACCTGGACGCTGAGGAACTGGGCTCGATCTACGAGTCCCTGCTCGAACTGGTCCCGCAGCACAGCGCGGCCGACCGCACCTTCGAACTGGTGGAGCTGGCCGGCAACACGAGGAAGACGACGGGCTCGTACTACACCCCGTCCTCGCTCATCGAGTGCCTGCTCGACTCCGCACTGGACCCGGTCCTGGACGACGCGGTCAAGCGCGGCGAGCAGACGGCGAGCGCGGCGGGCGACCCGGACCCGTCGGACACGATCGTCCGCGAACTCCTTTCCCTCACGGTCTGCGACCCGGCCTGCGGCTCGGGCCACTTCCTGGTGGCGGCGTCGCGGCGGATCGCGAAGCGGGTGGCGGCGGTACGGGAACGTAACCCGGAGCCCACGCTTGAGGCCGTCCGCCACGCTCTGCACGAGGTCGTGGCGCGCTGCGTGTACGGCGTGGACCTCAACCCGATGGCCGTCGAGCTGGCCAAGGTGTCGCTGTGGCTGGAGGCCCTGGAACCGGGCAAGCCGCTGGGTTTCCTGGACGCCCACGTGAAGCACGGCAACGCGCTCATCGGGGCGACGCCGAAGCTGCTGCGGGGCGGGATTCCGGACGAGGCGTTCAAGCCGATCGAGGGCGACGACAAGAAGTACGCCAAGACCCTGGAGAAGCAGAACAAGGCGGAGCGGGGTGGCCAGCGGGGCCTCTTCGACCTCGGCGGCGAGACGAAGATTGCCAACACGGTCTTCGCGACGGGCCTGCGCCGCATCACCGGTGCCGCCTCGGACACCCTGGCCCAGGTGCGCCGGCAGGAGGCCGCCTACCAGGACTGGGCGGAGTCGACGGAGTACGTCCGCGCCCTGCACGTGGCCGACGCCTGGTGCGCCGCTTTCACGTGGCGCAAGAGGGCCGACGCTCCGATGGCGGTCACGGAGGAGGTCTTCCGTAACCTCCAGGATCCGACCTCGGACGCGGCCCCGCAGTCGACTCACGACGAGATCGTCCGCCTGCGGACGCAGTACCGGTTCTTCCACTGGCACCTGGAGTTCCCAGAGGTGTTCTCGGTCCCGGAGTCGGGAGTGGGGATCGATGAGGCGACGGGATGGGCCGGCGGGTTCGACTGTGTGCTGGGGAACCCGCCGTGGGAGCATCTTGAGCTCAAGGAGCAGGAGTTCTTCTCTGCACGCGCGGCGCACATTGCCGAGGCTGCGGGGGCGAAGCGGAAGAAGCTGATTGCAGGGCTTCCTGCGGGGGACCCTGCTCTGCACGAGGAATACGAGGCAGCCAAACGCGAGGTTGACGGAACGCGCCACTTTGCCAGCGGTTCGGGAGTATTTCCGCTGTGTGGGCGCGGCCGTATCAAGACGGACCCTGTCTTCACCGAGCAAGGGCGCAAGTTGACAGCGCCGCGCGGCCGAATGGGCGTGATCGTTCCGACGGGCATTGCGACGGATGCAACGACGCAGTACTTCTTCAAGGACCTGGTGCAGCAGGGCTCGATCGCGGCGCTGTACGACTTCGAGAACAGGGCCGGCCTGTTCCCGGACGTGGACTCCCGTATGAAGTTCAGCATCCTGTCCCTGACGGGCCGGGCACTGCGCGAGCCTGCCGCTCGGTTCGCCTTCTTCCTCCACGACCCGGCGGAGCTGGACGAGGCGGACAAGGCGTTCACGCTCACTCCGGAGGAGATCATCCTTCTCAACCCGAACACGGGCACCTGCCCGGTGTTCCGCTCCCGCCGCGACGCCGAGATCACCCTGGGCATTTACCGCCGTGTCCCGGTCCTGATCAAGGATGGTGATCCCAAGGGCAACCCCTGGGGTGTCTCGTTCATGCAGGGCTTGTTCAACATGACCAGCGACTCGCACCTCTTCAACACCCGCGAGGACCTGGAGGCCGAGGGGTGGCACCTGGAGGGGAACGCCTTCGCCAAGGGCGAGGCCCGAATGCTGCCCCTGTACGAGGCGAAGATGCTCCACCACTACGACCACCGCTGGGCTACCTACGACGAGGACGGCTCTACCCGTGACTTGCCCCTGGAGGAGAAGTGTGACCCGGGCGCGGTGGTTCTGCCTCGCTACTGGGTCGCTGAACGCGAGGTAGACGAGAAGCTGGCCTCGAAGCGCTGGAAGCGGAAGTGGCTCCTCGGCTGGCGCGACATCTGCCGTGCCACCGACGAGCGCACCGCGATTTCGTTCTCCTTCCCCAAGTCGGCGGTGGGTAACAAGATTCCCCTCATGCTGGCGGACCAACCTCCGGCTGCTCTGGTCGCGTTGATTGCCTGTCAGGGTTCGCTCGCCCACGACTTCGCCAGCCGACAGAAGGTCGGCGGAATCACCATGAACTTCTTCATCTGGCAGCAGCTTCCCGTACTAGCCCCGGGCGCGCTGCTGTCGCACTACCAATGGGTCGGCATCAGGGCCAAGGAACTCAGCTTCACTTCGTGGGATATGGCTCACCTTGCCCGTGACCTCGGCGACATCGGCGCCCCCTTCATCTGGGACGAAGACCGCCGTACCGTCATCCGTGCCGAACTCGACGCCCTGTTCTTCCACCTCTACGGGATCACCCGAGACGACGTCGACTACATCCTCGACACCTTTCCCATCGTCAAGCGCAAGGACGAGGCCAAGTACGGCACCTACCGCACCAAGGACCTCATCCTCGCCGAGTACGACCGCATGGCGGCGGCCGGCGTCAGCCTGACCACGCCCCTCGTGGACGGCGAGAACTACACCTCCACCCTCACGCCGCCCCCGGGCCACGGCCCCCGCCACCCGGCAGCCTGA
- a CDS encoding DUF4352 domain-containing protein gives MIPPKPTDEPTFPTAPLPAPAPAGRKLSRRAAVLLAAWTVVVAGVSSGVTLAIVGDDGVPDVTSAPASSPSIWQDTRTYPDDAVQGPEELASPSPTAKSYAMGEKARSGGATVVVKKVRESATVTIDDFDTTKTRKAGAGAKYVMVETTVYNDGDSPFDPVCGGGISIGLVDAEGRTFDLIEDAYLVKENSNAKACGEEVQPGFKRDAFFVYKLPADARPAHWAFSGSRGEAEDDLAIVTITTTTSS, from the coding sequence ATGATCCCGCCGAAGCCCACCGACGAGCCGACTTTCCCCACCGCGCCCCTTCCGGCACCCGCGCCCGCCGGGCGCAAGCTGTCCCGGCGCGCCGCCGTGCTGCTTGCCGCCTGGACGGTGGTGGTCGCCGGAGTGTCCTCCGGTGTCACCCTCGCCATCGTGGGCGACGACGGCGTCCCGGACGTGACGTCCGCGCCGGCGTCCAGCCCGTCGATATGGCAGGACACGCGCACGTACCCCGACGATGCCGTGCAGGGCCCGGAAGAACTGGCCAGCCCGTCTCCCACCGCCAAGAGCTACGCCATGGGGGAGAAGGCCAGGAGCGGCGGCGCGACCGTGGTCGTCAAGAAGGTCCGCGAGTCCGCGACGGTGACCATCGACGACTTTGACACGACCAAGACGCGCAAGGCCGGTGCGGGCGCGAAATACGTCATGGTGGAGACCACCGTTTACAACGACGGCGATAGCCCCTTCGACCCCGTCTGCGGTGGTGGGATCTCGATCGGACTCGTCGATGCCGAGGGCCGGACGTTCGACCTCATCGAGGACGCGTATCTGGTCAAGGAGAATTCCAACGCCAAGGCATGCGGCGAAGAGGTGCAGCCCGGGTTCAAGCGCGACGCCTTCTTCGTCTACAAACTCCCCGCCGACGCGCGCCCCGCCCACTGGGCCTTCTCCGGCTCCCGGGGCGAGGCCGAGGACGACCTGGCCATCGTGACGATCACCACCACGACTTCTAGCTGA
- a CDS encoding competence protein CoiA family protein, with amino-acid sequence MTPFADEEDTRKVQTAVLGRAGSDNPVFLPYDHDEFDLFMRGRSRDDFYCGTLLGGCGKKLSAKRYTEKKCHFAHRPPVQCRRTANGESSADHLYIGQALQDWLRGQGHRKVTVTYPDLGAGPGGAVEVRFESARRLIRVQMGRLPLRTWQGDLDRLARAHARGVHWAYGTDSGLAHNEVEEHGHAIRFSCRTERGTRQVYVGTQFPGHAVEWATLAECRLTDDGIVTPTLAEKPDPVPVPPAVLVFPLQAGSVAFTGAAEVPSVRTDHTRFYEADMQPEGSAATRARIGLSSQAPVPLPHLIHVLTGPAQLYPLEDAHWLIRADAATPLPHRTDPRWPDLHPSQPPAPAVAFAPDRGALDEQRTVRVFRRILGKAHRQGRFVTWEQLVGFVGARPADFTAADRVRLLVAVDAPLTSGKPLLSARVKSSGQVLGGHPAPFFADVLAGLGWDAELTPAVVHGIWRRATAPVQRAKSLHVVEERAWQEDEAWLVSRLREHLHLVANGRGLVKWNTLLQRQNIDPSSVSPVDRVRLLAAVDKPYEPGRPVYSSVVRANDRNDIPPPFFREVLDVLGWQRPEDVHTLEAAWRLERDRVYTAARRRTRRSGGAITGTEARPGARDREAGEDVVDAVRRVLVDAARRRVCVGWRALAEASGTQVEALPDAGKLALLIAVDKHPSVSGVLLSSLVVRPGDPVLPYFDEILRAHGRPHGLSPVQVGQVRKYEQARVFEAYNGTNPAAPKEDA; translated from the coding sequence ATGACGCCGTTCGCCGACGAGGAAGACACCCGTAAGGTCCAGACGGCCGTCCTCGGCCGCGCCGGATCCGACAACCCCGTCTTCCTTCCGTACGATCACGACGAGTTCGACCTCTTCATGCGGGGCCGCTCCCGCGACGATTTCTACTGTGGCACCCTCCTCGGCGGCTGCGGCAAGAAGCTCAGCGCCAAGCGCTACACCGAGAAGAAATGCCACTTCGCCCACCGCCCGCCCGTGCAGTGCCGCCGCACCGCGAATGGCGAGTCCAGCGCCGACCACCTCTACATCGGCCAGGCCCTCCAAGACTGGCTGCGCGGCCAGGGCCACCGGAAGGTGACCGTCACCTACCCGGACCTCGGCGCCGGGCCCGGCGGGGCGGTGGAGGTCCGGTTCGAATCCGCTCGCCGGCTCATCCGGGTGCAGATGGGGCGACTGCCGCTCCGTACCTGGCAGGGCGACCTCGATCGTCTCGCCAGGGCTCACGCGCGCGGTGTCCACTGGGCGTACGGCACGGACAGCGGACTCGCCCACAACGAGGTCGAGGAGCACGGCCACGCCATCCGGTTCTCCTGCCGGACCGAACGCGGCACCCGGCAGGTCTACGTCGGTACGCAGTTTCCCGGCCATGCCGTCGAGTGGGCGACCCTCGCGGAGTGCCGGCTGACGGACGACGGCATCGTCACGCCCACTCTCGCCGAGAAGCCGGATCCCGTGCCGGTGCCCCCGGCGGTGTTGGTCTTCCCGCTCCAGGCCGGGAGCGTCGCGTTCACCGGGGCGGCGGAGGTCCCGTCGGTACGGACGGACCACACACGCTTCTACGAGGCGGATATGCAGCCCGAAGGATCGGCCGCGACCCGTGCCCGGATCGGCCTGTCGAGTCAGGCCCCCGTGCCGCTGCCGCACCTCATCCACGTACTCACCGGCCCCGCCCAGCTGTACCCGCTTGAAGACGCCCACTGGCTCATACGTGCCGATGCGGCGACCCCGCTCCCGCACCGCACGGACCCCCGCTGGCCGGACCTTCACCCTTCACAGCCACCTGCCCCGGCCGTGGCCTTCGCGCCGGATCGCGGGGCTCTGGACGAACAGAGAACGGTGCGGGTGTTCCGAAGGATCCTTGGGAAGGCACATCGCCAGGGCAGATTCGTCACCTGGGAGCAGTTGGTCGGATTCGTGGGTGCCCGACCCGCTGATTTCACGGCTGCTGACCGGGTTCGGCTGCTCGTTGCCGTCGATGCACCGCTCACCTCGGGCAAGCCGCTGTTGTCGGCGAGGGTGAAGTCCTCTGGGCAGGTGCTCGGCGGCCACCCCGCCCCCTTCTTCGCGGACGTCCTGGCAGGGCTGGGCTGGGATGCTGAACTCACCCCGGCCGTCGTTCACGGTATCTGGCGCAGGGCGACCGCCCCCGTGCAGCGGGCCAAGTCCCTGCACGTAGTGGAGGAGCGTGCGTGGCAGGAGGATGAGGCCTGGCTGGTCAGCAGACTGCGGGAGCACCTTCACCTCGTGGCGAATGGGCGCGGCCTGGTCAAGTGGAATACGTTGCTGCAACGGCAGAACATCGATCCGTCCTCTGTCTCCCCGGTTGACCGTGTGCGGTTGCTCGCGGCCGTGGACAAGCCGTACGAGCCGGGTCGGCCCGTCTATTCCTCAGTGGTGAGGGCGAACGACCGGAACGACATCCCGCCGCCCTTCTTCCGCGAGGTGTTGGACGTGCTGGGCTGGCAACGGCCCGAGGACGTACACACCTTGGAGGCCGCGTGGCGCCTGGAGCGCGACCGTGTCTACACGGCGGCCAGGCGGAGGACCCGGCGGAGCGGAGGCGCGATCACTGGCACCGAGGCTCGGCCAGGGGCAAGGGACCGCGAAGCAGGGGAGGATGTCGTCGATGCCGTTCGTCGGGTCCTTGTCGATGCCGCCCGACGCCGGGTCTGCGTGGGCTGGCGTGCGCTCGCTGAAGCCTCCGGTACGCAGGTCGAAGCACTCCCCGACGCGGGCAAGCTTGCGCTCCTGATCGCCGTGGACAAGCACCCGTCTGTGTCAGGGGTGTTGCTGTCGTCGCTCGTGGTCCGCCCCGGTGATCCTGTACTGCCGTACTTCGATGAGATTCTCCGGGCCCACGGTCGTCCACACGGGCTCAGCCCGGTTCAAGTGGGCCAGGTCCGCAAGTATGAGCAAGCCCGTGTTTTTGAGGCGTACAACGGCACGAACCCGGCCGCCCCCAAGGAAGACGCATGA
- a CDS encoding DUF397 domain-containing protein, with protein MSTTGLAWFKSSYSGTQGDSCVEVAVTPQAVHVRDSKDVKRRPFAVGREGWARFVSFASED; from the coding sequence ATGAGTACGACCGGACTCGCCTGGTTCAAGTCCAGCTACAGCGGAACCCAGGGCGACAGCTGCGTCGAGGTCGCCGTCACCCCGCAGGCCGTCCACGTCCGGGACTCCAAGGACGTGAAGCGCCGGCCCTTCGCGGTCGGGCGCGAGGGCTGGGCGCGCTTCGTGTCGTTCGCGTCCGAGGACTGA
- a CDS encoding ATP-binding protein, whose protein sequence is MSSTRRGARLARLLVMERLTAWEASPSVAERTEQIVAELAANAVRHGRLQGRDFRVALTCVSSPGVLRIEVTDPRGETPPALPSDPEGLSYEAESGRGLLLVAALADRWGVEPYPPSGKTVWAEVGPAGVEGASLSGALSGGSNQDT, encoded by the coding sequence CTGTCCTCCACCCGCCGTGGCGCCCGCCTCGCCCGCCTGCTCGTCATGGAACGGCTGACGGCCTGGGAGGCGTCACCCAGCGTGGCCGAACGCACGGAGCAGATCGTCGCCGAACTCGCGGCAAACGCCGTCAGGCACGGCCGTCTCCAGGGGCGCGACTTCAGGGTCGCCCTCACCTGTGTGTCCTCGCCGGGCGTTCTCCGCATCGAGGTCACCGACCCGCGCGGCGAGACGCCTCCCGCCCTGCCGTCGGACCCCGAAGGCCTGTCGTACGAGGCAGAGTCGGGCCGAGGGCTTCTCCTGGTCGCGGCCCTCGCCGACCGCTGGGGCGTGGAACCGTATCCGCCGAGTGGCAAGACGGTGTGGGCGGAGGTCGGGCCGGCAGGGGTCGAGGGCGCTTCCCTCTCCGGCGCCCTGTCAGGAGGGTCGAATCAAGACACGTGA